A window of Tachypleus tridentatus isolate NWPU-2018 chromosome 7, ASM421037v1, whole genome shotgun sequence genomic DNA:
AGGGTACTGATGGTATGGTTGTTGGCATTAAGGAAGATAAGGGTACTGACGGCATGGTTGTTGGCATTAAGGAAGATAAGGGTACTGCTGGCATGGTTGTTGGCATTAAGGAAGATAAGGGCACTGACGGCATGGTTGTTGGCATTAAGGAAGATAAGGGTACTGACGGCATGGTTGTTGGCATTAAGGAAGATAAGGGTACTGATGACACGTTTGTTGGCATTAAGGAAGATAAAGGTACTGATGGCACGTTTGTTGGTATTAAGGAAGATAAGGGTACTCATGGTATGGTTGTTGGCATTAAGGAAGATAAGGGTACTGCTGGCATGGTTGTCGGCATTAAGGAAGATAAAGGTACTGATGACACGTTTGTTGGTATTAAGGAAGATAAAGGTACTGATGACACGTTTGTTGGTATTAAGGAAAATAAGGGTACTGATGGCACAGTTGTTGGCATTAATGAAAATAAGAGTACTGACGGTTGTTGGCATTAAGGTCAACTACATATCACCACCACCTTCGTCATAAGCCTTTAACTGGCTTGCATAAAACTCCCAAAGCTTCCCGACAATCACAGTTGCCATGGCACTACCTTGGTTGTGTTCTACAAGCCGAAGTACAAAGGCGCCGTCCCAGCCCAGGTAGCTTGCGGATATCTTCTTGGAAGCACGCGCCACATCACTCATTCGGATAACTCGGGAGCGGCAGAGACAGAGTCGAATGAAAGCCAGTCGACTGTAAGGAAAAGACTTCCAAACCCACAAGATCAAACTAAACGCATTCAACTGAAGGATGATAGCTAAATAAAACCACACGATGGAAAAGATTTTTTCGTTAAACACGTTTATTGGCAACACACACCTGCATACGTAAGTCCTAAGCCCCCCCTGCATTGCTGCTCGAACCTGACACAGAGTTTGTAGCGGAAAACGCGGAGAAATCCACCAACTGCCATCTTCTATCAAGTGGTTAAATATCTCAAAACCATGCCAAAAGTAACCTTTCTCCATAAAGGCATTCAGGAGCAAAAACTGCAAACCCACATTTAACACATAGAGGAATTTCACAAACAAGTATAAGAGGCACAAGAAACGGCTCGGGCCAGGAGAATAGCGACAGCCCATAAGAGGCAGTCGACACGACGGGTCCGTGCACCAGCCCGCACTTCCATTTACCAACGTGTTGAACTGCTCCACAAACTCTGCTAAT
This region includes:
- the LOC143256140 gene encoding innexin unc-9-like, which encodes MSYMFHFHDLIGGRHIPVDDGIDKLNRKYTSVVFFFLALPIFTKQYIGEPIECFTPTYFTDAQARYVNSYCWTTSTYYMVTADEEEETVSPPVQPPYPRVIPEELDYSGLDMFSVQKDKLRRVRVSYYQWSPLILMLQGVCFHLPFIVWSACAHNAGVKLRQLLKRASDISAIPPGCQQRESLLAEFVEQFNTLVNGSAGWCTDPSCRLPLMGCRYSPGPSRFLCLLYLFVKFLYVLNVGLQFLLLNAFMEKGYFWHGFEIFNHLIEDGSWWISPRFPLQTLCQVRAAMQGGLRTYVCRCVLPINVFNEKIFSIVWFYLAIILQLNAFSLILWVWKSFPYSRLAFIRLCLCRSRVIRMSDVARASKKISASYLGWDGAFVLRLVEHNQGSAMATVIVGKLWEFYASQLKAYDEGGGDM